A region from the Eulemur rufifrons isolate Redbay chromosome 21, OSU_ERuf_1, whole genome shotgun sequence genome encodes:
- the CABP1 gene encoding calcium-binding protein 1 isoform X3 produces the protein MGNCVKSPLRNLSRKDRSLRPEEIEELREAFREFDKDKDGYINCRDLGNCMRTMGYMPTEMELIELSQQINMNLGGHVDFDDFVELMGPKLLAETADMIGVKELRDAFREFDTNGDGEISTSELREAMRKLLGHQVGHRDIEEIIRDVDLNGDGRVDFEEFVRMMSR, from the exons GACAGATCACTGCGACCAGAGGAGATTGAAG AGCTCCGAGAGGCATTCAGGGAATTCGACAAGGACAAGGACGGCTACATCAACTGCCGGGACCTGGGCAACTGCATGCGCACAATGGGCTACATGCCCACGGAGATGGAGCTCATTGAACTGTCCCAGCAGATCAACATGAACC TGGGTGGCCATGTGGATTTTGATGACTTTGTGGAGCTCATGGGGCCTAAACTCCTGGCAGAGACAGCAGATATGATCGGAGTAAAGGAACTGCGAGATGCTTTCCGAGAG TTTGACACCAATGGTGATGGGGAGATAAGCACCAGTGAGCTGCGAGAGGCCATGAGGAAGCTCCTGGGTCACCAGGTGGGACACCGAGACATAGAGGAAATTATCCGAGATGTGGACCTCAATGGGGATGGGCGAGTGGACTTTGAAG AGTTTGTCCGGATGATGTCCCGCTGA